The Anopheles coluzzii chromosome 2, AcolN3, whole genome shotgun sequence genome window below encodes:
- the LOC120953834 gene encoding tRNA-uridine aminocarboxypropyltransferase 2, with protein sequence MADVMLELSAWEDLANIPADPPRMRPLCSKCCRPVQVCWCAALPPEPLNPAGRIVLLQHPAEEKRSLRTAPMLSVGLAPGKCLIYKGKRFPNTRHDAELEAILADKRSLLLYPSASSVPIEQIDPAGGPYNLILLDGTWPQAKAIYHCSTALHGMRQVKLVSSGTSSYIIRTQPTEGCLSTLETAIQALSALERDDRYREQLLQPLHVLCQYQLANGAVTHQSKEFLIRHNQYPKLIGRRLNRLLKHADNFKDDPSDGTERKHST encoded by the exons ATGGCTGACGTTATGCTGGAGCTATCGGCCTGGGAAGATTTGGCCAACATTCCGGCAGACCCGCCTAGGATGAGGCCGCTGTGCAGCAAATGTTG CCGGCCCGTGCAAGTGTGCTGGTGTGCCGCTTTACCCCCCGAGCCGCTGAATCCTGCCGGGCGCATCGTACTGCTGCAACATCCGGCCGAAGAGAAGCGATCGCTACGCACCGCCCCGATGCTGTCCGTTGGGCTCGCCCCCGGCAAGTGTCTCATTTACAAGGGCAAAAGGTTCCCCAATACCCGGCACGATGCGGAGCTGGAGGCGATCCTGGCCGACAAACGGTCGCTGCTGCTCTATCCCAGCGCCAGCTCGGTCCCGATCGAGCAAATCGATCCGGCGGGTGGGCCGTACAATTTGATCCTGCTCGATGGCACGTGGCCACAGGCGAAAGCTATCTACCACTGCTCGACCGCTCTGCATGGAATGCGCCAGGTGAAGCTGGTATCGTCCGGCACGAGTAGCTACATCATCCGCACCCAGCCGACCGAAGGCTGTCTCAGCACGCTGGAAACGGCTATCCAGGCGCTCAGCGCGCTCGAACGCGACGACCGATACCGGGAGCAGCTGCTCCAGCCGCTGCACGTGCTCTGCCAGTACCAGCTCGCCAACGGGGCAGTCACGCACCAGTCGAAAGAGTTCCTGATCCGCCACAACCAGTACCCGAAGCTGATCGGGCGGCGGTTGAATCGGTTGCTGAAGCACGCGGACAACTTTAAGGACGACCCATCGGACGGGACGGAACGGAAGCACTCGACGTAG
- the LOC120953831 gene encoding transmembrane GTPase Marf → MATYLNRTLSMVTGNGNASMYDTAALIDPNARTLHNNATDVSPLQIFVRAKKKINDIFVEINDYVVETTGFIEAELPASSEIVDKAEAEQFKSYVLKVRGIREVLARDNMKVAFFGRTSNGKSSVINAMLRDKILPSGIGHTTNCFCQVEGIDGHEAYLVKEGSDEKLNVTSVKQLANALCQEKLCESSLVRIFWPRERCSLLRDDVVFVDSPGVDVSPNLDDWIDNHCLNADVFVLVLNAESTMTLAEKSFFHEVSTRLSKPNIFVLNNRWDASASEPEFQESVKAQHQERCIDFLVKELKVATPKEAEERVFFVSARETLQARLKEQEGLPAIAGALADGFQNRYFEFQDFERKFEECISKSAVRTKFEQHSSRGKNIASDMRMMLDSIYERANVLRNQKLEQRKRLTDRIASTETSLMQVTREMKMKIHTMVEEVEQKVAKALNEEIWRLNVLVDEFNLPFHTDPLVLNVYKKEINAHVENGLGSNLRARLSTALAMNVETAQREMTSRMTALLPSEKMSAQQHQVVVRTQPFEMLYTLNCQNLCADFQEDLEFRFSWGIRALIARFNGKIRASNRKAITHHRQNSNMNMSQVLSPTSPMCLMPENELITNEQLSVISKVAIASIGSQGTLGLVVAGLMLKTIGWRVIVGAGVIYGSVYLYERLSWTNTAKERNFKNQYVDHATRKLKLIVDLTSANCSHQVQQELSSTFARLCRVVDTASTEMNEELKQIESSLGVIETNQKQIKLLKNKANYIMNELEIFDSNYIKAN, encoded by the exons ATGGCAACCTACCTGAACCGCACACTGTCGATGGTGACCGGCAACGGAAACGCCTCGATGTACGATACGGCCGCCCTGATCGATCCGAACGCCCGCACGCTGCACAACAATGCGACCGACGTGTCGCCGCTACAGATTTTCGTGCGGGCGAAAAAGAAGATCAACGATATTTTCGTCGAGATCAATGATTATGTCGTCGAAACGACCGGTTTCATCGAAG CTGAACTACCCGCCTCGTCCGAGATCGTCGACAAGGCGGAAGCGGAACAGTTCAAAAGCTATGTGCTTAAGGTGCGAGGCATCCGGGAGGTGCTGGCGCGCGATAACATGAAGGTGGCATTTTTCGGCCGCACCTCGAACGGCAAAAGCTCCGTGATCAATGCGATGCTGCGCGATAAAATTCTTCCCAGCGGCATCGGCCACACGACCAACTGCTTCTGCCAGGTGGAAGGCATCGATGGTCACGAAGCGTACCTGGTGAAGGAGGGAAGCGATGAAAAGCTCAACGTGACC TCCGTGAAACAGCTGGCCAACGCACTGTGCCAGGAGAAGCTGTGCGAAAGCTCGCTGGTGCGAATATTCTGGCCGCGCGAACGGTGCAGCCTGCTGCGCGATGACGTCGTGTTTGTCGACTCGCCCGGTGTGGACGTGTCGCCGAACTTGGACGACTGGATCGACAACCATTGCCTGAATGCGGACGTGTTCGTGCTGGTGCTAAACGCCGAATCTACCATGACGCTGGCG GAAAAATCATTCTTTCACGAAGTGTCCACCCGTCTATCGAAGCCGAACATTTTTGTGCTGAACAACCGCTGGGATGCGTCAGCGTCCGAGCCCGAGTTTCAAGAATCG GTGAAAGCTCAACACCAGGAGCGGTGCATAGATTTCCTGGTGAAGGAACTGAAGGTCGCCACACCGAAGGAAGCGGAGGAGCGTGTGTTCTTCGTTTCGGCACGCGAAACGCTGCAGGCACGGCTAAAGGAGCAGGAAGGCCTCCCAGCGATAGCGGGCGCGCTGGCCGACGGCTTCCAGAACCGCTACTTCGAGTTCCAGGACTTTGAGCGTAAGTTCGAGGAATGCATTTCCAAGAGTGCGGTGCGGACCAAGTTCGAGCAGCACAGCTCGCGCGGCAAAAACATTGCGAGCGATATGCGCATGATGCTCGACAGCATCTATGAGCGGGCGAACGTGCTGCGCAACCAGAAGCTCGAGCAAAGGAAGCGCCTGACGGACCGGATCGCCAGCACGGAGACGTCGCTGATGCAGGTGACGCGCgagatgaagatgaagatcCACACGATGGTCGAGGAGGTCGAGCAGAAGGTGGCGAAAGCGCTGAACGAAGAAATCTGGCGACTGAACGTGCTGGTGGACGAGTTCAATCTGCCGTTCCACACGGATCCGCTCGTGCTGAACGTGTACAAGAAGGAAATCAATGCGCACGTGGAGAACGGGCTGGGGTCGAACCTGCGCGCCCGGCTCAGCACGGCGCTGGCGATGAACGTGGAGACGGCGCAGCGCGAAATGACGAGCCGCATGACGGCGCTGCTACCGTCGGAGAAGATGAGCGCCCAGCAGCATCAGGTGGTCGTGCGCACGCAACCGTTCGAGATGCTGTACACGCTCAACTGTCAGAATCTGTGCGCCGATTTCCAGGAGGACCTGGAGTTCCGGTTCTCGTGGGGCATTCGGGCACTGATCGCACGGTTCAATGGGAAGATCCGAGCCAGCAATCGGAAAGCGATCACGCACCATCGCCAGAACAGCAACATGAAT ATGTCACAGGTTCTTTCTCCAACCTCACCGATGTGTCTTATGCCGGAGAACGAGCTGATCACGAACGAACAACTGTCGGTGATTTCGAAGGTGGCCATCGCTTCGATAGGATCGCAGGGAACACTCGGTCTGGTGGTGGCTGGATTG ATGTTGAAAACCATCGGCTGGCGTGTGATAGTCGGCGCCGGTGTAATATACGGCAGCGTGTATCTGTACGAACGATTGTCCTGGACGAACACGGCAAAGGAGCGCAACTTCAAGAACCAGTACGTAGATCATGCAACGCGCAAGCTGAAGCTGATCGTTGATTTGACCTCGGCCAACTGCAGTCACCAGGTGCAGCA GGAACTGTCCAGCACTTTCGCACGATTGTGCCGGGTGGTGGACACGGCCAGCACGGAGATGAACGAGGAACTGAAGCAGATCGAGAGCTCGCTCGGGGTGATCGAAACCAACCAGAAACAGATCAAGCTGCTGAAAAACAAGGCGAACTACATCATGAACGAGCTGGAAATCTTCGACAGCAACTACATCAAGGCGAATTAG
- the LOC120953832 gene encoding NKAP family protein CG6066 — translation MKSRSRSRSRSKRDKKRSNRKSSSRSSSTSSSDSSASPTSDSRSSSASSDARDRPSKSHNDRRRSEDKSSSRRRSRSPKRTEDVPKVRRDEASLRERHTDRRRQSKSPDQRQRKRNDSRSPRRQREEDYYRKRRSQSPAREGRRAPSRDSRREEKSRHEEDSRRPKPSREENRRHRSRTPRDRRDRSGERTRRPDERRNENDDRAGNVRHRSRSPRARRAYSRTDRRERPDDDGQRSEYGGNRGPPNRWMHDMYESHDSDRNVDRSFRRPNRDPVDNDFMESRRLQREIIGTEGVPEAWGDSPPEGNSTDEELQPAKGGTTKHKKSKAKGKKKSSKHRSKKDKKKKKSSKKSKKSSKSSKKKKKQKAKKAKVESSSSSSDPSSSSSDSSSSSGEEDEEVWVEKSEATARAAGKGTGSGAQTAGSSQARSAEEDGDNVVGPVKTSGNLSQKDFGRALLPGEGAAMAAYVTEGKRIPRRGEIGLTSDEIANFEQVGYVMSGSRHRRMEAVRIRKENQIYSADEKRALAMFSKEERQKRENKILTQFKEMISAKLSENKK, via the coding sequence ATGAAATCGAGAAGCCGCTCCCGCAGCCGCAGTAAGCGTGATAAGAAAAGAAGCAACCGAAAATCAAGCTCCCGTTCCAGCTCGACTTCCAGCAGCGACAGTAGCGCAAGCCCTACTAGCGACAGCCGTAGCAGCAGTGCCAGCAGCGACGCAAGGGACAGGCCTAGCAAAAGCCACAATGATCGCAGAAGAAGCGAGGACAAATCGTCCAGCAGAAGGCGATCACGATCGCCGAAGCGGACAGAAGACGTACCCAAAGTGCGCCGGGATGAAGCCTCGCTAAGAGAGCGCCATACCGACCGGAGGCGACAATCGAAAAGTCCCGACCAGAGGCAGCGCAAACGGAATGATTCGCGTTCGCCGCGAAGGCAACGCGAAGAAGACTATTATCGCAAACGCCGTTCACAGAGCCCTGCCCGGGAGGGTAGGAGGGCTCCATCGCGAGATAGCAGAAGAGAGGAGAAGAGCCGCCACGAGGAGGATTCACGTCGGCCGAAACCATCGAGGGAGGAAAATCGGCGTCATCGGTCCCGTACACCCCGGGACAGAAGGGATCGTTCCGGGGAACGGACGAGGCGTCCGGATGAACGAAGGAATGAAAACGATGATCGTGCTGGCAATGTGCGCCATCGGTCGCGTAGTCCTCGTGCGCGGCGAGCCTACTCCCGGACCGATCGCAGAGAACGCCCGGACGATGACGGTCAGCGCAGCGAATACGGTGGCAATCGTGGGCCACCGAACCGCTGGATGCACGACATGTACGAGTCGCACGATTCGGACCGCAACGTCGATAGAAGCTTCCGCCGGCCAAACCGTGACCCGGTCGATAACGATTTCATGGAATCGCGCCGGCTGCAGCGCGAGATAATTGGTACCGAGGGAGTGCCGGAGGCGTGGGGCGATTCACCGCCCGAAGGCAACAGCACGGACGAGGAGCTGCAACCTGCCAAGGGGGGCACCACGAAGCACAAGAAATCGAAAGCTAAGGGCAAGAAAAAATCCTCCAAACATCGGTCGAAAAAggacaagaaaaagaagaaatcgTCCAAAAAGTCCAAAAAGTCGTCCAAGAgctcaaagaagaagaagaaacagaaagCGAAGAAAGCAAAGGTCGaatcgtcctcctcgtcgtccgatccttcttcctcctcctcggaCTCGTCTTCATCGTCCggcgaggaggacgaggaggttTGGGTGGAAAAATCGGAAGCTACGGCCCGGGCGGCCGGCAAGGGTACTGGTTCTGGCGCACAGACGGCCGGCAGCTCGCAGGCCCGCTCCGCCGAGGAGGACGGGGACAATGTGGTCGGGCCGGTAAAGACGAGCGGCAACCTGAGCCAGAAAGACTTCGGACGCGCACTGCTGCCGGGCGAAGGTGCGGCCATGGCAGCGTACGTCACGGAGGGCAAACGTATCCCGCGCCGTGGTGAAATCGGTCTAACGTCGGACGAAATCGCAAACTTCGAGCAGGTCGGGTACGTGATGAGCGGCAGCCGGCACCGCCGCATGGAGGCCGTCCGTATACGTAAGGAAAATCAGATCTACTCGGCGGACGAAAAGCGAGCGCTGGCCATGTTCAGCAAGGAGGAGCGGCAGAAGCGGGAAAATAAAATCCTCACCCAGTTCAAGGAGATGATCAGCGCCAAGCTGTCggagaacaaaaaatga
- the LOC120948012 gene encoding glycylpeptide N-tetradecanoyltransferase, whose translation MSDETGKALASETAPAATTATGSGEVSKTGKKKHQKGPAKEEKPVPVTNGEVSAGGCTEEHQAPPGSGKSKSKKKNKNKANAAEPSPVASSSGAGAAEPPPPPQVNGEAAGHAEMVAEGGDGDGGDGGGPFTSNPDAVDMLMNVREVLERLKVSTRSLKPAKTSEEALHKSYKFWSTQPVPRMDEKILANEPIEEDKPISEIRAEPYALPDGFTWDTMNLNDPLQLKELYTLLNENYVEDDDAMFRFDYQPEFLQWALQPPGWKREWHCGVRVVKSGRLVGFISAIPGTLNVHRKEQRMVEINFLCVHKKLRSKRLAPVLIREITRRVNLTGIFQAVYTAGVVLPKPVSSCRYWHRSLNPKKLIEVKFSYLSRNMTMQRTIKLYKLPDQPKTPGFRKLLETDLKAVHKLLESYLQRFNLTPVFDEAEMRHWFLPQNGIIDCFVVEDPAKPGTITDMVSYYTLPSTVMHHAVHKYVKAAYSFYNVSTRTPWLDLMNDALISAKNLGFDVFNALDLMDNKQFLVPLKFGIGDGNLQYYLYNWRCPSMQPEDVGLILL comes from the exons ATGAGTGATGAAACTGGTAAAGCGCTGGCCAGCGAAACGGCACCAGCTGCTACCACTGCCACTGGAAGTGGTGAGGTGAGCAAAACCggcaaaaagaaacaccaaAAAGGACCGGCCAAGGAAGAGAAACCAGTGCCTGTGACGAATGGTGAGGTGTCGGCGGGTGGCTGCACGGAAGAACACCAGGCACCACCAGGCAGTGGGAAGTCGAAGagcaagaaaaagaataagaaCAAAGCGAACGCGGCTGAGCCGAGTCCGGTGGCTTCCTCGTCTGGAGCGGGTGCAGcggaaccaccaccaccaccacaggtCAATGGGGAGGCGGCGGGGCATGCGGAAATGGTTGCCGAAGGCGGCGATGGTGACGGAGGTGACGGGGGTGGCCCGTTCACCTCGAACCCGGACGCGGTCGATATGCTGATGAACGTGCGGGAGGTGCTGGAGCGTCTAAAGGTGAGCACGCGGTCCCTGAAGCCGGCCAAAACGTCGGAAGAGGCGCTGCACAAATCGTACAAGTTCTGGTCGACGCAGCCGGTGCCGCGCATGGACGAGAAGATCCTGGCGAACGAACCGATCGAGGAGGACAAACCGATCAGCGAGATCCGGGCGGAACCGTACGCGCTGCCGGACGGCTTCACCTGGGACACGATGAATCTGAACGATCCGCTGCAGCTGAAGGAGCTGTACACGCTGCTGAACGAGAACTACGTCGAGGACGATGACGCCATGTTCCGGTTCGACTATCAGCCCGAGTTTCTGCAGTGGGCCCTGCAGCCGCCCGGCTGGAAGCGCGAGTGGCACTGCGGCGTGCGGGTGGTCAAGTCGGGCCGGCTCGTTGGGTTCATATCGGCCATCCCCGGCACGCTGAATGTGCACCGGAAGGAGCAGCGCATGGTGGAGATCAACTTCCTGTGCGTGCACAAGAAGCTGCGCTCGAAGCGGTTAGCGCCGGTGCTGATCCGGGAGATAACGCGGCGCGTCAATCTGACCGGCATCTTCCAGGCCGTCTACACGGCGGGCGTGGTGCTGCCGAAGCCCGTCTCCTCCTGCCGCTACTGGCACCGTTCGTTGAATCCGAAGAAGCTGATCGAG gTAAAATTCTCCTACCTGTCCCGCAACATGACGATGCAACGAACGATCAAGCTGTACAAACTGCCGGATCAACCGAAAACGCCCGGCTTCCGGAAGCTGTTGGAAACGGACCTAAAGGCGGTACACAAGCTGCTCGAATCGTACCTGCAGCGCTTCAACCTTACCCCCGTGTTCGACGAGGCGGAGATGCGCCACTGGTTCCTGCCCCAGAACGGCATCATCGACTGCTTCGTGGTGGAGGATCCGGCCAAACCGGGCACGATCACGGACATGGTCAGCTACTACACGCTGCCATCGACCGTGATGCATCACGCGGTGCACAAGTACGTGAAGGCCGCGTACAGCTTCTACAACGTGTCGACCCGCACGCCCTGGCTCGATCTCATGAACGATGCGCTCATATCGGCCAAAAACCTCGGCTTCGACGTGTTTAACGCGCTCGACCTGATGGACAACAAGCAGTTCCTGGTGCCGCTCAAGTTCGGCATCGGCGACGGCAATTTGCAGTACTATTTGTACAACTGGCGCTGCCCGAGCATGCAGCCGGAGGACGTCGGTTTGATACTGCTGTAA